The following coding sequences are from one Primulina eburnea isolate SZY01 chromosome 15, ASM2296580v1, whole genome shotgun sequence window:
- the LOC140813912 gene encoding glycerol-3-phosphate acyltransferase 9-like: MRWCDSSRVKERGAVLISTYIIIQIIDYALKIGKMSKLRASASELDLDRPNIEDYLPSGSIQKPHGKLRLRGLLDISPTLSEAAGAIVDDSFTRCFKSNPPEPWNWNIYLFPLWCLGVLVRYGLLFPVRVIVLAVGWIVFLSCYFPVHFLLKGHDKLRKKLERGLVELICSFFVASWTGVVKYHGPRPSIRPKQVFVANHTSMIDFIVLEQMTAFAVIMQKHPGWVGLLQSTILESLGCIWFNRSESKDREIVARKLREHVNGTDSNPLLIFPEGTCVNNHYTVMFKKGAFELGCTVCPVAIKYNKIFVDAFWNSRKQSFTTHLLQLMTSWAVVCDVWYLEPQNLRPGETPIEFAERVRDIISLRAGLKKVPWDGYLKYSLPSPKHRERKQQSFAESLLHRLEDI, encoded by the exons atgAGGTGGTGCGACAGCAGCAGAGTGAAGGAGAGGGGAGCAGTGCTCATCTCTACGTATATTATTATCCAAATCATTGATTATGCTCTGAAGATTGGGAAAATGAGCAAGCTTCGAGCATCGGCTTCCGAATTGGATTTGGATCGCCCCAATATCGAAGATTACCTTCCATCTGGATCCATTCAAAAGCCCCACGGGAAACTACGACT GCGTGGTTTGTTGGATATTTCGCCGACATTGTCTGAGGCAGCGGGTGCGATTGTTGAT GATTCTTTCACAAGATGCTTCAAGTCAAATCCACCAGAGCCTTGGAATTGGAACATATATTTGTTTCCTTTGTGGTGTTTGGGAGTTTTAGTCAGATATGGGTTGCTTTTCCCAGTAAG GGTTATTGTATTGGCAGTTGGATGGATAGTATTTCTATCATGCTATTTTCCTGTCCATTTCCTGTTGAAAGGGCATGACAAGCTAAGGAAAAAGTTAGAG AGAGGTCTAGTGGAGCTCATTTGCAGCTTTTTTGTTGCATCATGGACTGGGGTTGTCAAGTATCACGGTCCTCGCCCCAGTATTCGGCCTAAGCAG GTGTTTGTGGCAAACCATACGTCAATGATTGATTTCATCGTTTTGGAACAAATGACCGCATTTGCAGTGATAATGCAGAAGCATCCTGGCTGGGTTG GATTGTTGCAGAGCACTATTTTGGAAAGTTTAGGATGCATCTGGTTCAACCGCTCTGAGTCCAAGGATCGTGAAATTGTGGCAAGAAA GTTAAGAGAACATGTCAATGGGACTGACAGCAATCCTCTTCTCATATTCCCCGAAGGAACTTGTGTGAATAACCACTATACTGTGATGTTTAAGAAG GGTGCATTTGAACTAGGCTGCACTGTCTGTCCAGTCGCAATCAAGTATAACAAGATTTTTGTTGATGCCTTCTGGAACAGTCGAAA GCAATCATTCACAACACACTTGCTGCAGCTTATGACATCATGGGCAGTTGTTTGTGATGTATGGTACCTGGAGCCTCAAAATCTGAGACCTGGGGAAACACCTATTGAATTTGCTGAGAG GGTGAGGGACATCATTTCTCTTCGAGCAGGTCTTAAAAAGGTGCCATGGGATGGATATTTGAAATACTCTCTACCCAGCCCCAAGCATCGAGAGCGCAA GCAGCAGAGCTTTGCGGAATCACTATTACATCGGCTTGAAGATATATAG
- the LOC140814645 gene encoding isocitrate dehydrogenase [NAD] regulatory subunit 1, mitochondrial-like isoform X3: MSRRFLPILKHHLSARFTAHTRSVTYMPRPGDGSPRGVTLIPGDGVGPLVTGAVEQVMEAMHAPVYFEKYDIHGDMKTVPPEVIDSIKKNKVCLKGGLKTPVGGGVNSLNVILRKELDLYASLVHCFNLKGLPTRHDNVDIVVIRENTEGEYSGLEHEVVPGVVESLKFCSERIAKYAFEYAYLNNRKKVTAVHKANIMKLADGLFLESCREVASAYPSIQYNEMIVDNCSMQLVSKPEQFDVMVTPNLYGNLVANTAAGIAGGTGVMPGGNVGADHAVFEQGASAGNVGNEKLAEQKKANPVALLLSSAMLLRHLQFPSFADRLETAVKRVISEGKFRTKDLGGASTTQEVVDAVIANLD; encoded by the exons ATGTCCCGGCGATTCCTCCCCATTCTAAAGCACCACCTTTCCGCTAGATTCACGGCCCACACCCGATCCGTTACATATATGCCCCGACCCGGTGATGGGTCGCCACGCGGCGTCACCCTCATTCCCGGCGATGGCGTTGGACCCCTCGTCACCGGCGCAGTGGAGCAGGTTATGGAGGCCATGCACGCCCCTGTCTACTTTGAGAAATATGACATACACGGGGACATGAAGACCGTCCCTCCCGAGGTGATCGATTCCATCAAGAAGAACAAGGTGTGTCTCAAGGGAGGGTTGAAAACTCCTGTTGGCGGAGGTGTTAATTCTCTCAATGTCATCTTGAGGAAGGAACTCGATCTCTACGCTTCACTCGTCCACTGCTTCAATCTCAAGGGATTGCCTACGCGTCATGATAATGTGGACATTGTCGTGATCCGGGAGAATACGGAGGGAGAGTACTCTGGCCTGGAGCACGAGGTTGTTCCTGGAGTTGTAGAAAGCCTTAAG TTCTGCTCAGAACGAATAGCAAAATACGCATTTGAGTATGCCTATCTCAACAACAGGAAGAAAGTGACTGCTGTGCATAAAGCAAACATAATGAAACTTGCGGATGGTCTATTTTTAGAATCCTGTCGTGAAGTTGCTAGCGCTTACCCTAGTATACAATACAACGAGATGATAGTGGATAATTGCTCAATGCAGCTTGTTTCCAAACCAGAGCAATTTGATGTCATG GTGACTCCTAATCTGTATGGGAATCTTGTTGCAAATACGGCTGCCGGTATAGCTGGGGGTACTGGTGTCATGCCTGGCG GGAATGTGGGGGCTGATCACGCGGTCTTTGAGCAAGGTGCTTCTGCAGGAAATGTGGGAAATGAGAAATTAGCAGAGCAAAAGAAGGCAAATCCAGTGGCTCTGCTTCTTTCATCAGCTATGTTGCTGAGACACCTCCAGTTTCCTTCATTTGCTGATCGGTTGGAGACTGCGGTGAAGCGTGTGATATCAGAAGGTAAGTTCCGGACAAAAGATCTTGGCGGAGCCAGTACGACCCAAGAAGTTGTGGATGCTGTCATTGCAAATCTGGACTGA
- the LOC140814645 gene encoding isocitrate dehydrogenase [NAD] regulatory subunit 1, mitochondrial-like isoform X1: MSRRFLPILKHHLSARFTAHTRSVTYMPRPGDGSPRGVTLIPGDGVGPLVTGAVEQVMEAMHAPVYFEKYDIHGDMKTVPPEVIDSIKKNKVCLKGGLKTPVGGGVNSLNVILRKELDLYASLVHCFNLKGLPTRHDNVDIVVIRENTEGEYSGLEHEVVPGVVESLKSNCKVITKFCSERIAKYAFEYAYLNNRKKVTAVHKANIMKLADGLFLESCREVASAYPSIQYNEMIVDNCSMQLVSKPEQFDVMVTPNLYGNLVANTAAGIAGGTGVMPGGNVGADHAVFEQGASAGNVGNEKLAEQKKANPVALLLSSAMLLRHLQFPSFADRLETAVKRVISEGKFRTKDLGGASTTQEVVDAVIANLD; encoded by the exons ATGTCCCGGCGATTCCTCCCCATTCTAAAGCACCACCTTTCCGCTAGATTCACGGCCCACACCCGATCCGTTACATATATGCCCCGACCCGGTGATGGGTCGCCACGCGGCGTCACCCTCATTCCCGGCGATGGCGTTGGACCCCTCGTCACCGGCGCAGTGGAGCAGGTTATGGAGGCCATGCACGCCCCTGTCTACTTTGAGAAATATGACATACACGGGGACATGAAGACCGTCCCTCCCGAGGTGATCGATTCCATCAAGAAGAACAAGGTGTGTCTCAAGGGAGGGTTGAAAACTCCTGTTGGCGGAGGTGTTAATTCTCTCAATGTCATCTTGAGGAAGGAACTCGATCTCTACGCTTCACTCGTCCACTGCTTCAATCTCAAGGGATTGCCTACGCGTCATGATAATGTGGACATTGTCGTGATCCGGGAGAATACGGAGGGAGAGTACTCTGGCCTGGAGCACGAGGTTGTTCCTGGAGTTGTAGAAAGCCTTAAG TCAAATTGCAAGGTGATTACAAAGTTCTGCTCAGAACGAATAGCAAAATACGCATTTGAGTATGCCTATCTCAACAACAGGAAGAAAGTGACTGCTGTGCATAAAGCAAACATAATGAAACTTGCGGATGGTCTATTTTTAGAATCCTGTCGTGAAGTTGCTAGCGCTTACCCTAGTATACAATACAACGAGATGATAGTGGATAATTGCTCAATGCAGCTTGTTTCCAAACCAGAGCAATTTGATGTCATG GTGACTCCTAATCTGTATGGGAATCTTGTTGCAAATACGGCTGCCGGTATAGCTGGGGGTACTGGTGTCATGCCTGGCG GGAATGTGGGGGCTGATCACGCGGTCTTTGAGCAAGGTGCTTCTGCAGGAAATGTGGGAAATGAGAAATTAGCAGAGCAAAAGAAGGCAAATCCAGTGGCTCTGCTTCTTTCATCAGCTATGTTGCTGAGACACCTCCAGTTTCCTTCATTTGCTGATCGGTTGGAGACTGCGGTGAAGCGTGTGATATCAGAAGGTAAGTTCCGGACAAAAGATCTTGGCGGAGCCAGTACGACCCAAGAAGTTGTGGATGCTGTCATTGCAAATCTGGACTGA
- the LOC140814645 gene encoding isocitrate dehydrogenase [NAD] regulatory subunit 1, mitochondrial-like isoform X2, with protein sequence MSRRFLPILKHHLSARFTAHTRSVTYMPRPGDGSPRGVTLIPGDGVGPLVTGAVEQVMEAMHAPVYFEKYDIHGDMKTVPPEVIDSIKKNKVCLKGGLKTPVGGGVNSLNVILRKELDLYASLVHCFNLKGLPTRHDNVDIVVIRENTEGEYSGLEHEVVPGVVESLKVITKFCSERIAKYAFEYAYLNNRKKVTAVHKANIMKLADGLFLESCREVASAYPSIQYNEMIVDNCSMQLVSKPEQFDVMVTPNLYGNLVANTAAGIAGGTGVMPGGNVGADHAVFEQGASAGNVGNEKLAEQKKANPVALLLSSAMLLRHLQFPSFADRLETAVKRVISEGKFRTKDLGGASTTQEVVDAVIANLD encoded by the exons ATGTCCCGGCGATTCCTCCCCATTCTAAAGCACCACCTTTCCGCTAGATTCACGGCCCACACCCGATCCGTTACATATATGCCCCGACCCGGTGATGGGTCGCCACGCGGCGTCACCCTCATTCCCGGCGATGGCGTTGGACCCCTCGTCACCGGCGCAGTGGAGCAGGTTATGGAGGCCATGCACGCCCCTGTCTACTTTGAGAAATATGACATACACGGGGACATGAAGACCGTCCCTCCCGAGGTGATCGATTCCATCAAGAAGAACAAGGTGTGTCTCAAGGGAGGGTTGAAAACTCCTGTTGGCGGAGGTGTTAATTCTCTCAATGTCATCTTGAGGAAGGAACTCGATCTCTACGCTTCACTCGTCCACTGCTTCAATCTCAAGGGATTGCCTACGCGTCATGATAATGTGGACATTGTCGTGATCCGGGAGAATACGGAGGGAGAGTACTCTGGCCTGGAGCACGAGGTTGTTCCTGGAGTTGTAGAAAGCCTTAAG GTGATTACAAAGTTCTGCTCAGAACGAATAGCAAAATACGCATTTGAGTATGCCTATCTCAACAACAGGAAGAAAGTGACTGCTGTGCATAAAGCAAACATAATGAAACTTGCGGATGGTCTATTTTTAGAATCCTGTCGTGAAGTTGCTAGCGCTTACCCTAGTATACAATACAACGAGATGATAGTGGATAATTGCTCAATGCAGCTTGTTTCCAAACCAGAGCAATTTGATGTCATG GTGACTCCTAATCTGTATGGGAATCTTGTTGCAAATACGGCTGCCGGTATAGCTGGGGGTACTGGTGTCATGCCTGGCG GGAATGTGGGGGCTGATCACGCGGTCTTTGAGCAAGGTGCTTCTGCAGGAAATGTGGGAAATGAGAAATTAGCAGAGCAAAAGAAGGCAAATCCAGTGGCTCTGCTTCTTTCATCAGCTATGTTGCTGAGACACCTCCAGTTTCCTTCATTTGCTGATCGGTTGGAGACTGCGGTGAAGCGTGTGATATCAGAAGGTAAGTTCCGGACAAAAGATCTTGGCGGAGCCAGTACGACCCAAGAAGTTGTGGATGCTGTCATTGCAAATCTGGACTGA
- the LOC140814434 gene encoding alpha-1,3-mannosyl-glycoprotein 2-beta-N-acetylglucosaminyltransferase-like isoform X1, producing the protein MRLFTSQSEYADRLADAIESENQCTGQTRLFIDQISQQQGQILALEEERKRQDKECGQLRALVKDLERKGIKKMVGDLQVPAAAVVVMACNRADYLERTIKSILKYQIPVASRYPLFISQDGSDPLVKKKALSYDQLTYMQHLDYEPVHTERPGELIAYYQIARHYKWALDKLFYEHKFDKVIILEDDMEIAPDFFDYFEAGAALLDRDKSIMAISSWNDNGQKQFVHDPYTLYRSDFFPGLGWMLSRSMWDELSPKWPKAYWDDWLRLKENHRGRQFIRPEVCRTYNFGEHGSSMGQFFKQYLEPIKLNDVQVDWKSMDLSFLEEDKYAKYFAELLKKATPMHGADAALKAHNIEGDVRVFYRDQSDFEYIARQFGIFEEWKDGVPRTAYKGVVVFRYHPPRRVFLVGPDSLQQFGIRQDLKAKWCL; encoded by the exons ATGCGTCTTTTCACCTCTCAATCAGAGTATGCTGATCGTCTTGCTGATGCT ATTGAATCAGAAAATCAGTGTACGGGACAGACACGACTGTTCATTGATCAGATCAGTCAGCAACAAGGACAAATTCTCGCTCTTGAAG AGGAAAGGAAGCGTCAAGATAAGGAATGTGGACAGTTGAGAGCACTTGTTAAAGATCTTGAAA GGAAGGGTATCAAGAAAATGGTTGGTGATTTACAG GTTCCAGCAGCAGCTGTTGTGGTTATGGCTTGTAACCGTGCCGATTACCTTGAAAGAACTATTAAATCTATTCTAAA GTATCAAATTCCTGTGGCATCGAGGTATCCCCTCTTCATATCACAG GATGGATCAGATCCTCTTGTTAAGAAGAAGGCGTTGAGTTATGATCAGCTAACGTACATGCAG CATTTGGATTATGAACCAGTGCACACTGAAAGGCCTGGGGAGTTGATTGCTTACTACCAGATTGCAC GCCATTATAAATGGGCACTGGATAAGTTGTTCTATGAACACAAGTTTGACAAAGTAATCATTCTTGAAG ATGATATGGAAATTGCCCCCGATTTCTTTGATTATTTTGAGGCTGGAGCTGCTCTCCTTGACCGTGACAA ATCTATAATGGCGATTTCGTCATGGAACGATAATGGACAAAAGCAGTTTGTACATGATCCTT ATACTCTTTATCGCTCAGATTTTTTCCCTGGTCTTGGATGGATGCTCTCTAGATCCATGTGGGACGAATTGTCTCCTAAATGGCCAAAGG CTTACTGGGATGACTGGTTGCGGCTGAAAGAGAATCATAGAGGGCGTCAATTCATTCGCCCAGAAGTGTGCAGAACATATAACTTCGGGGAGCAT GGTTCCAGTATGGGGCAGTTTTTCAAACaatatcttgaaccaatcaaACTGAATGATGTCCAG GTTGATTGGAAGTCCATGGACCTGAGCTTCTTGGAGGAG GACAAGTATGCGAAATACTTCGCTGAACTGCTTAAAAAAGCGACTCCAATGCATGGAGCTGACGCTGCTCTTAAGGCACATAACATTGAAGGTGATGTACGAGTCTTTTACCGAGACCAATCAGATTTTGAGTACATTGCTAGACAGTTCGGGATTTTTGAAGAATGGAAG GATGGTGTCCCAAGAACGGCATATAAAGGAGTAGTAGTTTTCCGTTATCATCCGCCGAGGCGCGTATTCCTAGTCGGCCCGGATTCTCTCCAACAGTTCGGAATCAGACAAGACTTGAAGGCAAAGTGGTGTCTGTAA
- the LOC140814434 gene encoding alpha-1,3-mannosyl-glycoprotein 2-beta-N-acetylglucosaminyltransferase-like isoform X2 has product MVGDLQVPAAAVVVMACNRADYLERTIKSILKYQIPVASRYPLFISQDGSDPLVKKKALSYDQLTYMQHLDYEPVHTERPGELIAYYQIARHYKWALDKLFYEHKFDKVIILEDDMEIAPDFFDYFEAGAALLDRDKSIMAISSWNDNGQKQFVHDPYTLYRSDFFPGLGWMLSRSMWDELSPKWPKAYWDDWLRLKENHRGRQFIRPEVCRTYNFGEHGSSMGQFFKQYLEPIKLNDVQVDWKSMDLSFLEEDKYAKYFAELLKKATPMHGADAALKAHNIEGDVRVFYRDQSDFEYIARQFGIFEEWKDGVPRTAYKGVVVFRYHPPRRVFLVGPDSLQQFGIRQDLKAKWCL; this is encoded by the exons ATGGTTGGTGATTTACAG GTTCCAGCAGCAGCTGTTGTGGTTATGGCTTGTAACCGTGCCGATTACCTTGAAAGAACTATTAAATCTATTCTAAA GTATCAAATTCCTGTGGCATCGAGGTATCCCCTCTTCATATCACAG GATGGATCAGATCCTCTTGTTAAGAAGAAGGCGTTGAGTTATGATCAGCTAACGTACATGCAG CATTTGGATTATGAACCAGTGCACACTGAAAGGCCTGGGGAGTTGATTGCTTACTACCAGATTGCAC GCCATTATAAATGGGCACTGGATAAGTTGTTCTATGAACACAAGTTTGACAAAGTAATCATTCTTGAAG ATGATATGGAAATTGCCCCCGATTTCTTTGATTATTTTGAGGCTGGAGCTGCTCTCCTTGACCGTGACAA ATCTATAATGGCGATTTCGTCATGGAACGATAATGGACAAAAGCAGTTTGTACATGATCCTT ATACTCTTTATCGCTCAGATTTTTTCCCTGGTCTTGGATGGATGCTCTCTAGATCCATGTGGGACGAATTGTCTCCTAAATGGCCAAAGG CTTACTGGGATGACTGGTTGCGGCTGAAAGAGAATCATAGAGGGCGTCAATTCATTCGCCCAGAAGTGTGCAGAACATATAACTTCGGGGAGCAT GGTTCCAGTATGGGGCAGTTTTTCAAACaatatcttgaaccaatcaaACTGAATGATGTCCAG GTTGATTGGAAGTCCATGGACCTGAGCTTCTTGGAGGAG GACAAGTATGCGAAATACTTCGCTGAACTGCTTAAAAAAGCGACTCCAATGCATGGAGCTGACGCTGCTCTTAAGGCACATAACATTGAAGGTGATGTACGAGTCTTTTACCGAGACCAATCAGATTTTGAGTACATTGCTAGACAGTTCGGGATTTTTGAAGAATGGAAG GATGGTGTCCCAAGAACGGCATATAAAGGAGTAGTAGTTTTCCGTTATCATCCGCCGAGGCGCGTATTCCTAGTCGGCCCGGATTCTCTCCAACAGTTCGGAATCAGACAAGACTTGAAGGCAAAGTGGTGTCTGTAA